Proteins co-encoded in one Pyxidicoccus xibeiensis genomic window:
- a CDS encoding PASTA domain-containing protein: MSWGLETQSLGGTWTSGPGAVLQTGGRLVVFDRGTDNAMWHRWQLTRNGAWSDWGPLGGTWTSDPDCALNAPGGLVVFARGTDGAIWHCWQEGPDGDWSGWASLGGQWTSGPSALLQTGGRLVVFARGTDNAIWHRWQLSPNGDWSDWGPLGGTWTSDPGCALNAPGGLVVFARGTDNAIWHRWQEGPDGNWSGWASLGGQWTSAPSAALLPGGKLSVVARGTDSKLWQRSQVSTNGSWGSWTLFGGTATSDPDVALNADGSLVVFALQPGNAVAVLRKYWVPDPAPEPERTTVPRLVGLLSSQILPLLQAARLQLGQIANTTGEIRSDRLRVIAQDPAPGASVAVGTRVNYRVELAQQLQGIASIQVQNRHQQGRPVEIYVHDSATGVWTHKGSLTIGANSTLSLSSGRIYTIVAVDPGLTNCNGRPDNVSCQRLIWGARGDSEGVPVTLTIF, from the coding sequence ATGAGCTGGGGCTTGGAAACCCAATCACTGGGTGGGACCTGGACGTCAGGCCCCGGCGCGGTGCTCCAGACGGGGGGACGGCTGGTCGTCTTCGACCGGGGCACCGACAACGCCATGTGGCACCGCTGGCAGCTGACCCGGAACGGCGCCTGGTCGGACTGGGGGCCGCTCGGTGGCACCTGGACGTCGGACCCTGACTGCGCCCTCAATGCGCCTGGCGGCCTGGTCGTCTTTGCCCGGGGCACGGACGGCGCCATCTGGCACTGCTGGCAGGAGGGCCCCGACGGCGACTGGTCCGGCTGGGCGTCGCTCGGCGGCCAGTGGACGTCCGGGCCGAGCGCCCTCCTCCAGACGGGGGGACGGCTGGTCGTCTTCGCCCGGGGCACGGACAACGCCATCTGGCACCGCTGGCAGCTCAGTCCCAACGGCGACTGGTCGGACTGGGGGCCGCTCGGTGGGACGTGGACGTCGGACCCCGGCTGCGCGCTCAACGCGCCCGGCGGCCTGGTCGTCTTCGCCCGGGGCACGGACAACGCCATCTGGCACCGCTGGCAGGAAGGCCCCGACGGCAACTGGTCGGGCTGGGCGTCGCTCGGCGGCCAGTGGACGTCCGCGCCATCGGCGGCGTTGTTGCCCGGCGGGAAGCTGAGCGTCGTCGCGCGCGGAACGGACAGCAAGCTCTGGCAGCGCTCGCAGGTCTCGACCAACGGCAGCTGGGGGTCGTGGACGCTGTTCGGCGGCACGGCGACGTCGGACCCCGACGTGGCCCTGAATGCCGATGGCTCACTCGTCGTCTTCGCGCTCCAGCCAGGCAACGCCGTGGCCGTGCTGCGGAAGTACTGGGTCCCGGACCCCGCGCCCGAGCCGGAGAGGACCACCGTGCCCCGGCTGGTGGGGCTGCTGAGCAGCCAGATTCTACCGCTGCTCCAGGCGGCCCGGCTGCAGCTCGGGCAGATTGCGAACACGACGGGGGAAATCCGGAGCGACCGGCTCCGCGTCATCGCGCAGGACCCGGCGCCCGGCGCGAGCGTGGCGGTGGGGACGCGGGTCAACTACCGCGTGGAGCTCGCCCAGCAGCTCCAGGGCATCGCGTCCATCCAGGTCCAGAACCGCCACCAGCAGGGCCGCCCGGTCGAGATATACGTCCACGACTCGGCGACCGGCGTCTGGACCCACAAGGGCTCGCTCACCATCGGCGCGAACTCGACGCTGTCGTTGTCCTCGGGACGCATCTACACCATCGTCGCGGTGGACCCCGGGCTCACCAACTGCAACGGGCGCCCCGACAACGTGAGCTGCCAGCGGCTCATCTGGGGTGCGCGGGGCGACTCGGAAGGCGTCCCCGTCACGCTCACCATCTTCTAG
- the upp gene encoding uracil phosphoribosyltransferase: MEFPNCTVVDHPLVKHKLTLMRRAETSTASFRALLQEISLLLAYEALRDLKVRDEEIQTPMAKMSAPVLDGKKLVLVAIMRAGQGILDGMLQLVPSARVGHIGLYRDPETLSPVEYYYRVPGQLADRDVVVCDPMLATGNSAVAALQRLKRNKPGSLRLVCLLACPEGLMNLREHHPDVHVYTGAVDEKLDEHGYIIPGLGDAGDRLFGTK, from the coding sequence ATGGAGTTTCCGAACTGCACGGTGGTGGACCATCCGCTGGTGAAGCACAAGCTCACGCTGATGCGCCGGGCGGAGACGAGCACTGCGTCCTTCCGCGCGCTGCTCCAGGAAATCTCGCTGCTGCTGGCGTACGAGGCGCTGCGGGACCTGAAGGTGCGCGACGAGGAAATCCAGACGCCGATGGCGAAGATGTCGGCGCCGGTGCTGGACGGGAAGAAGCTGGTGCTGGTGGCCATCATGCGCGCGGGGCAGGGCATCCTGGACGGGATGCTGCAGCTGGTGCCGTCCGCGCGCGTGGGGCACATCGGCCTGTACCGGGACCCGGAGACGCTGTCGCCGGTGGAGTACTACTACCGGGTGCCGGGCCAGCTGGCGGACCGCGACGTGGTGGTGTGTGACCCGATGCTGGCCACGGGCAACTCGGCGGTGGCGGCGCTGCAGCGGCTGAAGCGCAACAAGCCCGGCTCGCTGCGGCTCGTGTGCCTGCTGGCGTGTCCGGAGGGGCTGATGAACCTGCGCGAGCACCACCCGGACGTGCACGTGTACACCGGCGCGGTGGACGAGAAGCTCGACGAGCACGGGTACATCATCCCGGGCCTGGGCGACGCGGGAGACCGGCTGTTCGGGACGAAGTAG
- a CDS encoding URC4/urg3 family protein produces the protein MSDKPLARSDVSPAVAWLRTPAAIRERCHQLLDLGLAGRLAHFRVEPSRLPAVVDTVLEVTREAYPTLDVPLHSRWRHFDAGGVARLEELDDRLKDATAHERARAKLDLVVVSVLLDAGSGPKWRYRERGGGTWARSEGLAVASFRMFMDGLFSSDPDRPLRADAEALGRLTREALAQGMQVSDSNPLDGLEGRLHLMHGLAKVLPRPGALFDIITAQRRSVRAAELLGLVLEMLGPIWPGRVMVDAVNLGDVWPHSALGPVESVDALVPFHKLSQWLTYSLVEPLAEAGVVVTELDGLTGLPEYRNGGLFVDLGVLVPREPTLTTVALHPGDEPIVEWRALTVALLDRVGALVRGRLGMNAEELPLGKVLQGGTWTAGRKVAAELRPGGVPPIRVSSDGTVF, from the coding sequence ATGTCTGACAAGCCGCTGGCGAGGTCCGACGTGTCTCCCGCGGTGGCCTGGCTGCGCACGCCGGCCGCCATCCGCGAGCGCTGCCACCAGCTGTTGGACCTGGGCCTCGCGGGACGGCTGGCCCACTTCCGGGTGGAGCCGTCGCGGCTGCCGGCGGTGGTGGACACGGTGCTGGAGGTGACGCGCGAGGCGTACCCCACGCTGGACGTGCCGCTGCACAGCCGCTGGCGGCACTTCGACGCGGGCGGCGTGGCGCGGCTGGAGGAACTGGACGACCGGCTGAAGGACGCGACGGCGCACGAGCGCGCGCGGGCGAAGCTGGACCTGGTGGTGGTGAGCGTGCTGCTGGACGCGGGCAGCGGGCCCAAGTGGCGCTACCGCGAGCGCGGCGGCGGCACGTGGGCGCGCTCGGAAGGGCTGGCGGTGGCCAGCTTCCGCATGTTCATGGACGGGCTCTTCTCGTCGGACCCGGACCGGCCGCTGCGCGCGGACGCGGAGGCGCTGGGGCGGCTGACTCGCGAGGCGCTCGCGCAGGGGATGCAGGTGTCGGACTCCAACCCGCTGGACGGGCTGGAGGGGCGGCTGCACCTGATGCACGGGCTGGCGAAGGTGCTGCCCCGGCCGGGCGCGCTGTTCGACATCATCACCGCGCAGCGGCGCAGCGTGCGGGCCGCGGAGCTGCTGGGGCTGGTGCTGGAGATGCTGGGCCCCATCTGGCCGGGCCGCGTCATGGTGGACGCCGTCAACCTGGGTGACGTGTGGCCGCACTCGGCGCTGGGGCCGGTGGAGAGCGTGGACGCGCTGGTGCCCTTCCACAAGCTGTCCCAGTGGCTGACGTACTCGCTGGTGGAGCCGCTGGCGGAGGCCGGCGTGGTGGTGACGGAGCTGGACGGCCTCACGGGGCTGCCGGAGTACCGCAACGGCGGCCTCTTCGTGGACCTGGGCGTGCTGGTGCCCCGGGAGCCGACGCTGACGACGGTGGCGCTGCACCCGGGCGACGAGCCGATTGTGGAGTGGCGCGCGCTGACGGTGGCGCTGCTGGACAGGGTGGGGGCGCTGGTGCGGGGCCGGCTGGGGATGAACGCGGAGGAGCTGCCGCTGGGCAAGGTGCTCCAGGGCGGGACGTGGACGGCGGGCCGGAAGGTGGCGGCCGAGCTGCGCCCCGGGGGCGTGCCTCCCATCCGCGTGAGCAGTGACGGCACGGTGTTCTGA
- a CDS encoding GTP cyclohydrolase II — protein sequence MADKKPVNHIRLTSHPDGDTPRVPIRWGDAEPLRRGPVVATLTEPAHRNVIGTHAGAYAVYRALAVAAGQLPQDHRADLKNTSPAAQVGPYPSWNDPERIVSLDPWGAIAPQVFRAYSEQDIDFRPTIAVTKAHINLPEVRDAIVAGRLTPDGDLLAANGDIKVTKAAVDPVWYLPGIARRFGLTESALRRGLFEQTGGMFPELITRPDLHIFLPPIGGLTLYAFGEIASLADRDVPLAVRVHDECNGSDVFGSDICTCRPYLAHGIEECVRSAQKGGSGLIVYLRKEGRALGEVTKFLVYNARKRQEGGDSAATYFQRTECVAGVQDMRFQELMPDVLHWLGITRIHRFVSMSDMKHDAITRSGIEILERVPIPEDLIPADAKVEMEAKKAAGYFTKGPVADAATLAQVKGRGLDV from the coding sequence ATGGCAGACAAGAAGCCCGTCAACCACATCCGCCTCACCTCGCACCCCGATGGAGACACGCCCCGTGTCCCCATCCGCTGGGGCGACGCCGAGCCCCTTCGTCGCGGCCCCGTGGTGGCCACCCTCACCGAGCCCGCGCACCGCAACGTCATCGGCACGCACGCCGGCGCGTATGCCGTCTACCGCGCGCTCGCCGTGGCCGCCGGCCAGCTGCCGCAGGACCACCGCGCGGACCTGAAGAACACCTCGCCCGCCGCGCAGGTGGGGCCGTACCCGTCCTGGAACGACCCGGAGCGCATCGTCTCGCTGGACCCGTGGGGCGCGATTGCGCCGCAGGTCTTCCGCGCGTACTCCGAGCAGGACATCGACTTCCGGCCGACCATCGCCGTCACCAAGGCCCACATCAACCTGCCGGAGGTGCGCGACGCCATCGTCGCCGGGCGCCTGACGCCGGATGGCGACCTGCTCGCGGCCAACGGCGACATCAAGGTGACGAAGGCCGCGGTGGACCCGGTGTGGTACCTGCCGGGCATCGCCAGGCGCTTCGGGCTGACGGAGAGCGCGCTGCGCCGCGGCCTCTTCGAGCAGACGGGCGGCATGTTCCCGGAGCTGATTACGCGCCCGGACCTGCACATCTTCCTGCCGCCCATCGGCGGGCTCACGCTGTATGCCTTTGGCGAAATCGCCTCGCTGGCGGACCGGGACGTCCCGCTGGCCGTTCGCGTGCATGACGAGTGCAATGGCTCGGACGTGTTCGGCAGCGACATCTGCACGTGCCGGCCTTACCTGGCGCACGGCATCGAAGAGTGCGTGCGCAGCGCGCAGAAGGGCGGCTCGGGCCTCATCGTCTACCTGCGCAAGGAGGGCCGCGCGCTGGGCGAGGTGACGAAGTTCCTCGTGTACAACGCGCGCAAGCGGCAGGAGGGCGGCGACTCTGCGGCCACCTACTTCCAGCGCACCGAGTGCGTGGCCGGCGTGCAGGACATGCGCTTCCAGGAGCTGATGCCGGACGTGCTCCACTGGCTGGGCATCACCCGCATCCACCGCTTCGTGTCCATGAGCGACATGAAGCACGACGCGATTACGCGCTCGGGCATCGAAATCCTGGAGCGCGTGCCGATTCCGGAGGACCTCATCCCCGCCGACGCCAAGGTGGAGATGGAGGCGAAGAAGGCGGCGGGCTACTTCACGAAGGGGCCGGTGGCGGACGCGGCCACGCTGGCCCAGGTGAAGGGACGGGGCCTCGATGTCTGA
- a CDS encoding CoA-acylating methylmalonate-semialdehyde dehydrogenase produces the protein MSFIKLPESVVSCRNLVGGEWLVPSGASLLDVKSPYTGTVIGRVPLTPAAGVSQAVEAARPAAALWRNTALRERTQHLLRFRQLLEQHLDRLAHLAASEAGKTVGEARAGLLKGMEVTDFALSLQNLDTGGHMEVSRGVTCEFRREPLGIVAGITPFNFPAMVPMWMFPIAVTLGNAFILKPSEKVPLTACALGELMCEAGYPPGVFSVVHGGKEAVDALVAHPDVQAIGFVGSSAVARHLYAEGCKRGKRVLALGSAKNHVIVVPDADPELTPQAVVDSFTGCAGQRCMAASVLLAVGDVEPLIQDIVRRASRMEVGPGMGALIDRGAVDRLETAIARATEEGAKLLLDGRGRRPTGEAWAGGNWLGPTLLDGVRPDMEAAKRELFGPVLSIIRVPTLSAALEIENASPYGNAASIFTTNGAVAQTVVENARAGMVGVNVGVPVPREPFSFGGTGDSRFGHGDITGPSSLDFWTQVKKVTRKWSARTDGSWMS, from the coding sequence GTGTCCTTCATCAAGCTTCCTGAGAGTGTTGTCTCCTGTCGCAACCTGGTGGGCGGTGAGTGGCTCGTGCCTTCGGGCGCGAGCCTGCTCGACGTAAAAAGCCCCTACACCGGCACCGTCATCGGCCGGGTTCCTCTAACGCCCGCCGCGGGAGTCTCCCAGGCCGTGGAGGCCGCGCGTCCCGCCGCGGCCCTCTGGCGCAACACCGCGCTGCGAGAGCGCACCCAGCACCTGCTGCGCTTCCGCCAGCTGCTGGAGCAGCACCTGGACCGGCTCGCCCACCTCGCCGCCAGCGAGGCCGGCAAGACGGTGGGCGAGGCCCGCGCCGGGCTCCTCAAGGGCATGGAGGTGACGGACTTCGCCCTGTCGCTGCAGAACCTCGACACCGGCGGCCACATGGAGGTCAGCCGCGGCGTCACCTGTGAGTTCCGCCGCGAGCCGCTGGGCATCGTCGCGGGCATCACCCCCTTCAACTTCCCGGCGATGGTGCCGATGTGGATGTTCCCCATCGCCGTCACGCTGGGCAACGCCTTCATCCTCAAGCCCTCCGAAAAGGTGCCCCTCACGGCGTGCGCGCTCGGCGAGCTGATGTGCGAGGCGGGCTACCCACCCGGCGTCTTCTCCGTCGTGCACGGCGGCAAGGAGGCCGTGGACGCGCTGGTGGCCCACCCGGACGTGCAGGCCATCGGCTTCGTGGGCTCGTCCGCCGTCGCGCGGCACCTGTACGCGGAGGGCTGCAAGCGCGGCAAGCGCGTGCTCGCGCTGGGCAGCGCCAAGAATCACGTCATCGTCGTCCCCGACGCGGACCCCGAGCTCACCCCGCAGGCCGTGGTGGACTCGTTCACCGGGTGCGCGGGCCAGCGCTGCATGGCCGCCAGCGTGCTGCTGGCCGTCGGCGACGTGGAGCCGCTCATCCAGGACATCGTCCGCCGCGCGTCCCGCATGGAGGTCGGCCCCGGCATGGGCGCCCTCATCGACCGGGGCGCGGTGGACCGGCTGGAGACGGCCATTGCCCGCGCGACGGAAGAGGGCGCGAAGCTGCTGCTCGACGGGCGCGGCCGTCGCCCCACCGGCGAGGCCTGGGCGGGAGGCAACTGGCTGGGCCCCACGCTGCTGGACGGCGTGCGCCCGGACATGGAGGCCGCGAAGCGCGAGCTGTTCGGCCCCGTGCTCTCCATCATCCGCGTGCCCACGCTGTCCGCGGCGCTGGAAATCGAGAACGCGTCGCCCTACGGCAACGCGGCCTCCATCTTCACGACCAATGGCGCGGTGGCGCAGACGGTGGTGGAGAACGCGCGCGCCGGCATGGTGGGCGTCAACGTGGGCGTCCCCGTACCGCGCGAGCCGTTCTCCTTCGGGGGCACCGGTGACTCGCGCTTCGGCCACGGCGACATCACCGGCCCGTCCAGCCTCGACTTCTGGACGCAGGTGAAGAAGGTCACCCGCAAGTGGTCGGCCCGCACCGACGGCTCGTGGATGAGCTGA
- a CDS encoding type VI secretion system contractile sheath domain-containing protein, which translates to MSQSGSSAEGARVRWLVAGAFSPSPSGRRFHVTSESFASELARAATGLRVTVPDRLGASDTRTVELSFDRLRAFGLADLVTTVPELRALHALHEELSRSDPLRALSAEEAATRVATITGPGRLPDAVAEALRATVTPLPVAPPPPSEPSEPGKGDDLVESLLNRADPSSPAAASRAVDAFLRAINPKVPASSSGSASKPVSASKTARDLVEEAMLSTAKDLLAAEPVAQLESAWRGLKWLVDQNPKGSGLAVEVLDVARPWLMDALQAELAAEPFERPDAVFVVDATDDVGLLGKLAALGERAQVPVVAAVSPSLLGVAPGELSLALEEERDNVSDAWKELRQDESARWLCAVLNRVVATSEGRGQGKRTCFTSPAFAVATMMVSSFRDTGAFARIMGQPGGVRAPSMWELPAGRDKGLSIPTEHFLPIRAQARLEERGIMGLGSGRNTDAVLLAAAPTVYGGGYAVPLPAQLLTGRIVRFATWVRDQLPAGSGGEEVSAIFTQAAEVFLFRGATENGQLRAEVVSTENGRGVAVSATVRPEHAGTRFQLGFVLPLRD; encoded by the coding sequence ATGAGTCAGAGCGGCAGCAGTGCAGAGGGAGCGCGTGTGCGGTGGCTGGTGGCGGGAGCCTTCTCTCCGTCTCCCTCCGGCCGGCGCTTCCACGTCACCTCCGAGTCCTTCGCCTCCGAGCTCGCGCGCGCCGCCACCGGCCTGCGCGTCACCGTGCCGGACCGGCTGGGCGCCAGTGACACGCGCACCGTGGAGCTGTCGTTCGACCGGCTCCGCGCCTTCGGCCTCGCGGACCTCGTCACCACCGTCCCAGAGCTGCGCGCGCTCCACGCCCTGCACGAGGAGCTGTCCCGCTCGGACCCGCTCCGCGCGCTGTCCGCCGAGGAGGCCGCCACCCGCGTGGCCACCATCACTGGGCCAGGCCGCCTCCCCGACGCGGTGGCCGAGGCGCTGCGCGCCACCGTGACGCCCCTGCCCGTCGCGCCCCCGCCGCCCTCCGAGCCCTCCGAGCCCGGGAAGGGGGACGACCTGGTGGAGTCCCTGCTCAACCGCGCCGACCCGAGCTCGCCCGCCGCGGCGTCGCGCGCGGTGGACGCCTTCCTGCGAGCCATCAACCCGAAGGTCCCCGCGTCGTCCTCCGGCTCGGCGTCGAAGCCCGTCTCCGCGAGCAAGACGGCCCGGGACCTCGTGGAGGAGGCGATGCTGAGCACGGCGAAGGACCTCCTCGCCGCGGAGCCCGTCGCGCAGCTGGAGTCCGCGTGGCGCGGCCTGAAGTGGCTGGTGGACCAGAACCCCAAGGGCTCGGGGCTCGCGGTGGAGGTGCTCGACGTGGCCCGCCCCTGGCTCATGGACGCGCTCCAGGCCGAGCTCGCGGCCGAGCCGTTCGAGCGGCCGGATGCCGTGTTCGTGGTGGACGCCACGGATGACGTCGGGCTGCTCGGCAAGCTCGCGGCGCTGGGTGAGCGCGCACAGGTGCCGGTGGTGGCGGCGGTGTCGCCGTCACTGCTGGGCGTGGCGCCGGGCGAGCTGTCCCTGGCGCTGGAGGAGGAGCGCGACAACGTCTCCGACGCGTGGAAGGAGCTGCGACAGGACGAGTCGGCGCGCTGGCTGTGCGCGGTGCTCAACCGCGTGGTGGCGACGAGCGAGGGCCGTGGCCAGGGGAAGCGCACGTGCTTCACCAGCCCCGCGTTCGCGGTGGCGACGATGATGGTGTCGAGCTTCCGCGACACGGGCGCCTTCGCGCGCATCATGGGGCAGCCTGGCGGCGTGCGTGCTCCGTCGATGTGGGAGCTGCCGGCGGGCCGGGACAAGGGGCTGTCGATTCCCACCGAGCACTTCCTCCCCATCCGCGCGCAGGCGCGTCTGGAGGAGCGGGGCATCATGGGACTGGGCAGCGGGCGCAACACGGACGCGGTGCTGCTGGCCGCGGCGCCCACGGTGTACGGCGGAGGCTATGCGGTGCCGCTGCCGGCGCAGTTGCTGACGGGCCGAATCGTCCGCTTCGCCACCTGGGTGAGGGACCAGCTCCCGGCCGGCTCGGGCGGCGAGGAGGTCTCCGCCATCTTCACCCAGGCCGCCGAGGTGTTCCTCTTCCGGGGCGCCACGGAGAACGGGCAGCTCCGCGCCGAGGTCGTCTCCACCGAGAATGGCCGGGGCGTCGCCGTCAGCGCCACGGTGCGTCCGGAGCACGCCGGCACGCGCTTCCAGCTCGGCTTCGTGCTGCCGCTGCGCGACTGA
- a CDS encoding helix-turn-helix transcriptional regulator: MARNFGNVAASRPGLPDRPSGYYVLAEDASFGAGDCVCCADARSPLSEGEHPRAHISVMLAGAFHARSRQGARVVGPGALLLGNASAPYEYRHVDAGGDRSIVFDYGEALLEDMGRSLGMRLTGARAFEGVCIPASPASAEAVVLAQEALRGGEPDALREAALTVAEVALAADRGGAVAGAELSSRQARRITRTLRYVEAHGAEDCSLDALAALAGLSSFHFLRLFRAMTGQTPRQFVIATRLRMAAMALRTRREPITEVAMDAGFGDLSHFTASFTRVFGVSPRDYRKRHGVAARAGFLARRP; the protein is encoded by the coding sequence GTGGCGCGAAACTTTGGGAATGTTGCGGCGTCGCGGCCAGGTCTCCCCGACAGGCCGAGCGGCTACTACGTGCTCGCGGAGGACGCGTCATTTGGCGCGGGGGACTGCGTGTGTTGCGCGGACGCTCGCAGCCCGCTCTCCGAGGGAGAGCACCCGCGTGCCCACATCAGCGTGATGCTGGCCGGTGCCTTCCATGCCCGGTCTCGGCAGGGTGCGCGGGTGGTGGGGCCGGGCGCGCTGCTGCTCGGCAACGCGTCGGCGCCGTACGAGTATCGGCACGTCGACGCGGGCGGAGACCGCTCCATCGTCTTCGACTATGGGGAGGCGCTGCTGGAGGACATGGGGCGCTCGCTCGGGATGCGGCTGACCGGAGCGCGGGCTTTCGAGGGAGTCTGCATTCCCGCGTCGCCGGCCTCGGCGGAGGCCGTGGTCCTCGCGCAGGAGGCGCTGCGTGGTGGCGAGCCGGACGCGCTGCGCGAGGCCGCGCTGACGGTCGCGGAAGTCGCACTGGCGGCGGACCGTGGTGGTGCGGTTGCCGGAGCCGAGCTGTCCTCACGGCAGGCCCGGCGAATCACCCGGACGCTGCGGTACGTGGAGGCCCATGGCGCGGAGGACTGCTCGCTCGACGCGCTGGCGGCGCTCGCGGGGCTGAGCAGCTTCCACTTCCTGCGGCTCTTCCGGGCGATGACGGGACAGACGCCGCGGCAGTTCGTCATCGCCACCCGGCTGCGGATGGCGGCAATGGCGCTGCGGACACGGCGCGAGCCCATCACAGAGGTGGCGATGGACGCGGGCTTCGGGGACCTGTCGCACTTCACGGCGAGCTTCACGCGCGTATTCGGTGTGTCGCCGCGCGACTACCGGAAGCGGCATGGGGTCGCTGCTCGCGCCGGCTTCCTCGCGAGGCGTCCCTGA
- a CDS encoding Xaa-Pro aminopeptidase: MLDLPEATTAHSTPSWLVLLLLTVIASCRAPTPQLTPAKQPGAPELYGVGLFTTGAWDFFLAFSSDQRRVLFGRADDAFERYELFETRLGEDGTWSQPIKPRFATQWSNADPHISPDGRTVFFISNRPHHPGETEPRASYDIWSASLQPDGEWGEATRLPAPVNDASLDEWSPAVAANGNLYFGGERAGTRGGSDLWVSRLVDGVYQPPENLGDAINTSAHELEPWIAPDERYLLFSALRRPDGLGGYDLYLSRRLPDGRWEQAQRLAEGINSRASDYNHSVTPDGKWLYFSSTRPFTGTPPLQGIGSGTGDIYRVPMSVLGL; this comes from the coding sequence ATGCTCGACCTGCCTGAAGCCACCACCGCCCATTCGACTCCGTCGTGGCTCGTCCTGTTACTGCTCACAGTAATCGCCAGCTGTCGCGCGCCCACGCCGCAGCTCACACCGGCGAAGCAACCCGGCGCCCCGGAGCTGTATGGCGTGGGCCTCTTCACCACAGGCGCCTGGGACTTCTTCCTGGCCTTCTCCTCCGACCAGCGGCGCGTGCTCTTCGGCCGCGCCGATGACGCCTTCGAGCGCTACGAGCTGTTCGAGACCCGGCTCGGCGAGGACGGGACGTGGTCCCAGCCCATCAAGCCACGCTTCGCGACCCAGTGGAGCAACGCGGACCCACACATCTCCCCGGACGGGCGCACCGTGTTCTTCATCTCCAACCGCCCACATCATCCCGGAGAGACGGAGCCACGCGCGAGCTACGACATCTGGTCCGCTTCTCTGCAACCCGACGGCGAATGGGGCGAAGCCACGCGCCTCCCCGCTCCGGTGAATGACGCGAGCCTCGACGAGTGGTCCCCTGCCGTGGCCGCCAATGGAAACCTCTACTTCGGCGGCGAGCGCGCCGGCACCCGGGGCGGCAGCGACCTGTGGGTCTCCCGCCTCGTGGACGGCGTGTACCAGCCTCCGGAGAACCTGGGCGACGCCATCAACACGAGCGCGCACGAGCTGGAGCCCTGGATTGCGCCGGACGAGCGCTACCTCCTCTTCAGCGCCCTGCGCCGCCCCGATGGCCTCGGCGGGTATGACCTGTACCTCAGCCGCAGGCTCCCTGACGGACGCTGGGAGCAGGCACAACGGCTCGCAGAGGGCATCAACTCGCGAGCCAGCGACTACAACCACAGCGTCACGCCGGACGGGAAGTGGCTCTACTTCAGCAGCACCCGCCCCTTCACCGGCACACCGCCCCTCCAGGGCATCGGCAGCGGCACGGGCGACATCTACCGCGTGCCCATGAGCGTGCTCGGCCTGTGA
- a CDS encoding GNAT family N-acetyltransferase — protein sequence MDSRNVADRALVREARPEDDAVVGELLVEAFITQYAKKLPEVVYTEQRKAELRDVAARRKVATVLVAEVDGEVVGTVALLPPGAEGSEAWLPNSADLRGLATSVRHHGSGLGKPLLDAAEALARKWNMDAVCLHVRKGAEGVARMYMKRGYVREPVGDMSLPSVFLEAYVLRLKG from the coding sequence ATGGACAGCAGGAACGTGGCGGACCGGGCCCTCGTCCGCGAGGCGCGGCCCGAGGATGACGCGGTGGTGGGAGAGCTGCTCGTCGAGGCCTTCATCACCCAGTACGCGAAGAAGCTCCCCGAGGTCGTCTACACCGAGCAGCGCAAGGCGGAGCTGCGTGACGTGGCCGCGCGCCGCAAGGTGGCCACGGTGCTGGTGGCGGAGGTGGACGGCGAGGTGGTGGGCACGGTGGCCCTCCTCCCTCCGGGCGCGGAGGGCTCCGAGGCGTGGCTGCCGAACTCGGCGGACCTGCGCGGTCTCGCCACGTCGGTGCGCCACCACGGCTCGGGCCTGGGCAAGCCGCTGCTGGACGCGGCCGAGGCCCTGGCGCGCAAGTGGAACATGGACGCCGTGTGCCTCCACGTCCGCAAGGGCGCGGAGGGCGTGGCGCGCATGTACATGAAGCGCGGCTACGTGCGCGAGCCGGTGGGAGACATGTCGCTGCCGAGCGTCTTCCTCGAGGCGTACGTGCTGCGCCTCAAGGGCTGA